AACACCTGCATCGAATGCCACGGCAAGAACCTCGAGGGCGTCAAGGACCGCGGTCCGAGCTTGATCGGCATCGGCGACGCGGCCGTCTACTTCCAGACCTCCTCCGGCCGGATGCCCGCGGCGCGCCAGGAAGCGCAGATGCCGCGCAAGCCGCCGAAGCTCACCCCGAGCGAGATCGACGCGGTCGGGGCCTACGTGCAGGCGCACGGCGGCGGCGCGCAGCGCCCGGAGGAGCGCGGCGAGGCGCTGCGCGGCAACGACCCGGCGCGCGGCGGCGAGCTGTTCCGGCTCAACTGCGCGTCCTGCCACAACTTCACCGGCAAGGGCGGAGCGCTGTCGGCGGGCAAGTACGCGCCGCCGCTGGACCCGGCTACCGAGGAGCAGATCTACGACGCGATGCTCACCGGGCCGGAAAACATGCCCAAGTTCTCCGACCGGCAGCTCAGCCCGGAGGAGAAGAAGGACATCATCGCCTACGTCAAGTCGGTGTCCGACGGCAACAACGACCCGGGCGGCAACGGTCTCGGCGGGGTCGGCCCCGCCTCGGAAGGCGTCATCGCGTTCGTCGTCGGAATCGCCGCGCTCGTCGGCATTACGCTGTGGATTGGATCGAAGGCATGAGTGCCGAAGGGCCCAAGCCGCCCTCGGAGGCGGAGCTGGCTGAGATGGACCGCGACGAGCTGCTCAAGCTCGGCGGTCAGCTCGACGGCGTCGAAATCGTCGAGTACCCGGAGCCGTGGCCGGTCAAGGACACCCGCGCGGAGCGGCGCGCCCAGCGCCACGTCGCGTTCTGGTTCACCCTGTCCGCGCTCGCCGGCCTGGCGTTCGTGGTCGTGATGGCCTGGCCGAAGTGGTGGGAGTACAAGGACCCGAGCGACCCGAGCGGGCACTCGACCTACAGCCTCTACACCCCGGCGCTCGGCGTCACGCTCGGTCTCGCGGTGCTGTCGCTCGGCATCGGCGTGATCCTCTACACCAAGAAGTTCGTCCCGCACGAGGTCGCGGTGCAGCAGCGCAGCGACGGCCCGTCCGCGGAGGTCGACCGGGCCACCATCCTGGCCCACCTGGCCGACGCCGGGACCCGCAACGGCATCGCCCGCCGGTCGCTGATCAAGCGCACCGCCGGCGCCGGCGCGGGCGCGCTCGGCCTCGCGGTCGCCGCGCTCCCGATCGCGTCCTTCATCAAGGACCCGTGGAAGGACAGCGACAACAAGGACGGCCTCTGGCACACCGGATGGCTGCCGAACTTCCCGGGCGAGAAGGTCTACCTGCGCCGCAACACCGGCAACCTCGAAGAGGACGTCAAGAACGGCGTCGCGCTGGTCAAGGCCGAGGACCTCGACGCGGGCGCGATGGAGACGGTCTTCCCGTACCGCGAGTCGGAAAAGGGCGACGAGAAGAAGCTGGCCGCGGCCCTGATGCGGGTCGACAACCCGGTCATGCTCATCCGGCTGCGCCCGACCGACGCCGCGCGCGTGGTCAAGCGCAAGGGCCAGGAGGACTACAACTTCGGCGACTACTACGCGTACACGAAGATCTGCAGCCACGTCGGCTGCCCGACCTCCCTGTACGAGCAGCGCACGAACCGCATCCTCTGCCCGTGCCACCAGTCGCAGTTCGACGCCCTGCACTACGCGAAGCCGATCTTCGGCCCGGCGACGCGTCCGCTGGCCCAGCTTCCGATCACGGTTGACGAAGAGGGATACTTGATCGCGAAGGGCGACTTCAACGAGGCCATCGGACCGGCCTTCTGGGAGCGTAAGTCATGAGTTCACTCACCACGCCGACCAAGGGCACGAGCGCACTCCAGAAGCACCTGGGCGAGGCCGCGGACAACGCGGACCAGCGGTACAAGCTGGCCAAGGGCCTGCGGCACCAGATGAACAAGGTGTTCCCGACCCACTGGTCCTTCCTGCTGGGCGAGATCGCCCTGTACAGCTTCATCGTCATCCTGCTGTCCGGGGTGTACCTGACGCTGTTCTTCGACCCCTCCATGCAGGAGGTCACGTATCACGGCAGCTTCACGAACATGCAGGGCATGCAGATGTCCCAGGCGTTCAAGACGACGCTGGACATCTCGTTCGACGTGCGCGGCGGCCTGTTCGTGCGGCAGCTGCACCACTGGGCGGCGCTGATCTTCGTCGCGTCGATGATGGTGCACATGCTCCGGATTTTCTTCACCGGCGCGTTCCGCAAGCCCCGCGAGGCGAACTGGGTCATCGGCGGCCTGCTGCTGATCCTGGGCATGTTCGAGGGCTTCTTCGGCTACTCGCTCCCGGACGACCTGCTGTCCGGCACCGGTATCCGCGCGACCCTGTCCGGCATCGTGCTGTCGGTGCCGGTGATCGGCACCTGGATCCACTGGGCGCTGTTCGGCGGGGAGTTCCCCGGCGACCAGATCATCCCGCGGCTCTACACGCTGCACATCCTGCTGGTCCCGGGCATCATGCTGGCGCTGATCGGCGCGCACCTGGCGCTGGTCTGGTACCAGAAGCACACCCAGTTCCCGGGCGTGCGGCGCAAGGAGACCAACGTCGTCGGCGTGCGGATCATGCCGTACTTCGCCCTCAAGGGCGGCGCGTTCTTCACCCTGGTCGTGGGCGTGCTGGCGCTGATGTCCGGCCTGTTCCAGATCAACCCGGTGTGGAACTTCGGGCCGTACAACCCGTCGATGGTGTCCGCGGGGTCCCAGCCGGACTTCTACATGGCCTGGGCGGACGGGATGCTCCGGATCTGGCCCGCCTGGGAGGTCTACCTCGGGAACTACACGATCCCGGCGGTGTTCTTCCCCGGTGCGATCGGCATGCCGATCCTGTTCGCGCTGCTGCTGACGTATCCGTTCCTGGAGCGCAAGCTGTCCAAGGACACCGCGCACCACAACCTGCTCCAGCGGCCGCGCGACGCACCGGTCCGCACCGCGCTGGGCATGATGGCGCTCGGGTTCTTCGCGGTGATCGAGCTGTCCGGCTTCAACGACATCATCGCCGACCAGTTCGACATCTCGCTGAACGCGACCACGTGGGCGGGCCGCATCGGCGTGCTGATCGTGCCGCCGCTCGCGTACTACTTCACCTACCGGATCTGCCTCGGCCTGCAGCGGTCCGACCGTGAGGTGCTGGAGCACGGCGTCGAGACCGGCATCATCAAGCGGCTGCCGCACGGCGAGTTCATCGAGATCCACCAGCCGCTGGCCGGCACGGACAGCCACGGCCACGCCATCCCGCTCGAGTACCAGGGCGCGGCGGTGCCGAAGAAGATGAACAAGCTCGGCACCGCGGGCCACGCCGTCCCGGGTTCGATCTGGACGCCGGACCCGGCGGAGGAGACGAAGGCGCTCGAGCGCGCCCGCGGCAACGGCCACGGGGCCGGGCACGGGAAGCTCGAGGGTTCCGAGGAGACGACCACCGAGGTCGGTTCCGGGCACTGAGTCCCCGCGTCTGGCTGAACGTCGGAAGGCCCCTTCCTCTTCGTGAGGGAGGGGCCTTCTTGCTGTGTTGTGGGAGGAGGGGCGGCGCTGACCGGTTCCGCGTCGTGGCGGTCGACGCCGCGCGGGAAGCTCGTCGTGCCGGGCGCTGAGCCCTGGGTTCCGCCGAACGCTTCTCGCTGTGCTGCTAAAGCTGGATGCGGGCGACGATCTCGTCCTCGTCCATTTCCCCGGTCGGCCGGAAGCCGAGTCGTTCGTAGAAGGGGCCGGGACTGTGCTTGCCCGGCATCCAGCTGACCGTCACGGATTCCGCGTCGCGGCGGCGTGCTTCGGCCAGCACCGCTTCGACCGCGAAGCGTCCGTAGCCCTTTTTCTGGTGTTTGGCGGCGATGTTCAGCCGCCAGAGATAGGTGCGGTAGTACTCGGTCGGGTTGTCCGGGTCGAAGGCGGCCATGACGAAACCGACGAGTTTCTTCCCGGCGTAGATCAGCCTCGGCCACGCGACGTCGTGCTGGACATAGGCTTCGGCGAGCGAGACGGCGACCGGGGCCACGTAGTCCCGCTGGTGCTTCGCCACCTTCAGCTCGCAGGCGTCTTCTACGTTGTCGACCGTGACTTCGACCAGTCTCGGGGTCGTCATGGGAAATACGGTAGCGCTCGCCGCGAGGTTCAGAGCCGGATGCGGCCGACGACCTCGCCCTCGTGAATCTGGCCGGTGGGCTGGAATCCGAGCCGCAGATAGAACGGCTCCGGGCTGTGCTCGCCAGGCACCCAGAGCACCGTGGCCGAATCCGCCCCGCGGCGGCGTGCTTCCGCCAGCACCGCTTCGACGGCGAACTTCCCGTAGCCCTTCTTCTGGTGCCCCGCGGCGATGTTCAACCGCCAGATGCCGCAACGGAAGTAGTCGATCGGACAGCCTGGGTCGAAGGCGGCCATCACGAAGCCGACGAGTTCGTCGCCCGCGTAGACCAGCCTCGGCCAGGCGATGTCCGGCCGGGGGTAGGCCTCGGCCAGCGAGCGCGCGACCGGGGCCACGTACCGCTCCTGGTGCGGGGCCACCGCCAGATCGCAGGCCGCGCCCACGTTGTCGGGGGTGACCTCGGCCAGCCGCAGTGTCGTCATGCCCCGGACGTTAGCCCGGGGGTACGACAATTCTCAGGCTCCTTCGACGCCGATCTCGAACGCGGAATCGGTGTCGGCGCGGGAGTAGGACCGGAACGCGATGTGGGTGACGGTGTCGAGCACGCCGCGGACCTTGCCGATGCGCCCGGGAATCAGGTCGGCGAGGTCCTCGTGGGCCTGCACGCGCACGGTGGCGATGAGGTCGACGTCCCCGGCGCACGAGTAGACCTCGGACACCTGGTCGAGGTCCGCGATCGCCTGCGCGGCCTGCGGGATTTCCTCGGCCTCTACGTTGATCAGCACGATCGCCGTGATCACAGCGTTCCTCCCACTTCCTGGCGGTAACCGACGTGCGCGATCGTAGCCGGGAACACGCCCCGGCACGGTGCGGCGGGGGCAGCTCGAAAGGATTCCCCGCCGGGTCGCGCGGATCGCCGCGGGCGACCTCAGTTCGCGACGTGTTCGAGCGACCGGGCATCGGCGACCCGGGCGAGCCACGATTGCCAGCCGGCGACGGCGACGGGCTCGGCCCACGGCCGGGTGGTGCGGACGAGCCGCGTCCCCGGACGCGCGAGCCACCGCAGCAGGATCCCGACCTCCTCGCCGGGCGCGCCGCGCAGCGGACCGTCGCCGGGCAGCACCGTTTCCCCGGCGGCGACCAGGGATTCGACCACCGGCATCGGCGGCACCCCGCGACGGGCCACTCCGGCCGAGGCGAGCCTGCCGTAGCGGATCACCGACAGTTCCCAACCGCCGCTGCCGTCCGGGGCCGCGGCGATGAGTTCCGCGACCGACGCGAGCGCGGCCTGCCGGTGTGCGCGGCCGACAGCGCGGACCAGCCCGGCCAGTTCGTCCCGGTGCCGGGCGGCTTGTTCGTAATGCCTTCGCGCGGACATTTCCTCCAGCCTCGCCGCGGCCAGATGGAGCGGGCGGCCGTCGTGGCCGGCGATGAGTCCGCGGGCGGCGTCCACGGCGGGGGAGTACTCGGCGACGGTTTGCCTGCCCGCGCAGGGGGCTCCGCAGCGGCCGAGTTCCGCCAGAACGCACGGCGTGCCGGACGCGGAGGTGGCCGAGATGCGCTGGGTGCAGGTCCGCAGGCCGGAGGCGTCGGCGAGAGTTTCGGCGGCGGTGCGCGCGTCGGCCTGGCTGCGGAACGGCCCGAGCGTGCCCGCGCGCGGCAGGCGGACCACGGAAAGCCGCGGGAAAGCCTCGTCGGTGAGGCTGATCCACCAGCCGTGGTGCGGGTTTTTCGAGCGCCGGTTGTAGGCCGGGCGGTGCGCGGCGATCAACCGCAGTTCGCGGATCTCGGCTTCGAGGGAATGCGCGCACTCGATGGCGTCCACCCGCTCCGCCAGCGCGACCATTTCCCGGATCCGGCCCCGGCTCTCCGAACCGGTGAAATACGTCCGTACGCGCCTTCTCAGGTCGCGCGCGGTGCCGACGTACAGGACTTCGTCGCGCGGTCCCTTGAAGAGGTACACGCCCGGTCGCGACGGGAGGTCGGCGGCGAGGTTTCGCTTGCGCCGCTGGGCCGGCGTGACGTCCGGGAGGTAGTCGATCAGCTCCTCGACGGTGTGCACGCCGAGGTTGCCGACGCGCTCCAGCAACGCGTGCAGGACGTCGGTGGTGGCGCGGGCGTCGTCGAGCGCACGGTGCGTCGGCCGGGTGCGCGAGCCGAGCAGCATGGACAGCGACGACAACCGGTAGCTGCGCGCTTCTTCCCGCGGGATGACGCGGCGCGCGAGCTTCACCGTGCAGACGACCGTGGGGCGCGGCCAGACGTAACCGTGTCCCTCGCAGGCCGCTTTCATGAAGCTGGTGTCGAAGCCGGAGTTGTGCGCGACCAGCACGGCGCCCGAGATGAACTCCAGGAACGCGGGCAGCACGCGTTCGATCCGGGGCGCGTCGTAGACCATCGCCTGCGTGATCCCGGTCAGCTCGACGATCTGCGGCGGGATCGGCGTGCCCGGGTTGACCAGCGTCGCGAACTCGCCCAGCACCTGTCCGGCGCGGACCTTGACCGCGCCGATCTCGGTGATCCCGTCCGGGCCGGGTTTGGTGCCGGTGGTCTCGAGGTCGAACACGACGAACGTGGTGTCCCGCAGCGGGGTGCCGAGCTCGTCGAACGCCAGCTGAGCCTGGATCGGCCTCGGTCGGGTCTCCATGATCGCGCACAGTAGGACCGACCACCGACAATCTTCGCGCGCGCCGCCCGTGGCCCGATGGTGACCAGCGGAACGGGCCGGTGCGGCGCGGGATCCGGCGGCGGGGCCTACCCTGGACCAATGCACCCTCAGCCCGTCGAACCGGAAGAAGCCGCGGAGGCCGTCGGCCCCTCGGCGGTTCCGGCGCGGGCGGAGGAGGACGCCGAGGTCCCGGAACCGGGGACGTGTCCGGAACCGGCGACGTGGACGAGCCTGCCGGAGGCAGTGCGCGAGCGGATCGCCGAACTGGCCGCGGCCGCGGTCGCGAAACTGCCGGTCGCCGACGTGCCGCGGCAGCTGCGGCCGGTCGCGAAGTTCGCCCCGGCCAAGCGCGCGAAGCTCGGCGGCACCGCGCTGCTGACCGCGTTGGGCGACTCGGCGCAGTTCCGGACCGCGGTCCTGGAATGGCTGCGCGAGCACCGGACCGACGCGCTGGACCCGAACGTCGCGGACTCCGTCGCGGCCGCTGCCGCCGCGGTGCTGCTCGGCGAATCCGGTGCGGCCGGACGCGTGCGGCTGGTCGCGAAGAACGCCGAGGAAACCGCGTTGCGCGCGGAGCGGGACGCGGCGCTGGCCCGGAACCAGCGGCTGGAAGCCGAAATCGCCGAGCTGCGGGCCGAGCTGGAAGAGGCGCGCGGGGCGGTCGAGCGAGCGCGAGGCGAACGCGAGGCCGAGGTCGAGAAGCTGCTGCGCCGGTTGCGTGAGCAGGGCGTTTTGCTGCGCCAGGCCAAGGACGCGGCGGAGGCGGCGCGCGCCGAACTGGCGGACGGGGGAGCGACGCGGGAACGCGAGATCGAGATGCTGAACGCGCAGCTCGACCGCGAACGCCGCCGGGTCGCCGCCGAACGCACTCGTGCCGAACGGGCGGTCGCGGACGCGGAGATGGCGCGGCAGTCGGCGCGCGAGGCCAGGGAGGCCGACGAGGTCCGGCTGGCGTTGCTGGTGGACACGATCGACGGCGCCGTCCACGGGCTTCGGCGCGAACTCGCGTTGGGCGATCGCGGCGCGCGGCCCGCCGACATGGTCAGCGGCGCGCGGTCCGGGCTCGGCCCCGGCGGGCGGATCCAGGACGTCACGGCGCTCGACCGGCATCTGGCGCTGCCGAACGTCCATCTCATCGTGGACGGCTACAACGTCACCAAAACGGGTTACCCGGAACTGGCGCTGGCCGATCAGCGGGACCGGCTCGTGCACCAGCTTTCAGCGCTGGCGGCGCGCACGTCGGCGGAGGTCACGGTGGTGTTCGACGGGGCCGGTGTGCTGTCGGTGCCCGCCGCGGTGCCGCGCGGGGTTCGAGTGCTGTTTTCCGAGCGTGGAGTGCTCGCGGACGACGTGATCCGGTCGCTGGTGGCGGCCGAGCCGAAGGGCCGTCCGATGGTCGTCGCGACGTCCGACCGGGCGGTCGCGGACTCGGTCCGCGCGGCCGGCGCGCACCCCGCTCCGGCGGCGGTGCTGGTCAGCCGATTGGGTCGAGTCTGACCCCTGCCCGCCGTCCGGGCTCCGAAAATTGTCGGTGGTGCTTCCTACCGTTTGTTCCCGAGGCGATTCCCGGAACCGGTCCGGGGCCTCGCGGACGGACGGAGGCTCGGCGATGGGCGAGAACAAGCGGTTCGGTTTCGGTGTGCGTCACCCGCGCGGGGCGGGTTCCGCGGTGAGTCTTCCCACTGGGGTGAGCCCGGCCACGGCTGAGGCGCGGGACCGGGATCTGGAGGCGCGCCGGGAAAGCGGCGTTTCTGCTGGTTCTGGTTGTCGCGCGGGGGAAGCGGCGGTGGTTTTGCGGCGGCCGGGCGAGGGGATGGGGGCGGAGTCGCTGCGGGGCGGGGAGGACGTGGCCTTGGCGGGCTCTCTGAGCGGGGAGCAGGCGCGCTTAGGCGTGGTTGGCGGAGAGGGGAGCGCGGACCCGTCGGGCGGGGAGTCGGCACGGCAGGAAGCGGCGGCTGCGAATTCGCCAGGCGACGGGTCGGCACGGCGAGGCCCTGGTGCTGTGAGTCCGCTCGGCAGGGGGCGGGTCCGGCGCGGCGAGGGTGAAACAGCGGAGACCTCGGGCTCGTCAGGCGGGGAACCGAGGCGGCTGGACGCGCACGATGCGGAGGAGTCGCGAGAGCTGGGCGTCGCCGACCTCGCCCAGCCTCGGCGCGCGGGACGGCGGCACTCCGGAGCGTCCCGCAGCGCGAAGCGGGCGAAACCCGTTGCCTCCCGCCGGGAAGAGCGGCGGCCGGAGGGTGCGGTGGACGTCGCGGTCGAGGACATCGACACGTTCGTCGTCGACTGCGACCGGTGTGCGGTGCGCGGGGCGGCGTGTGCCGATTGCGTGGTCAGCGTGCTGCTCGGGCCGCCGGTCGGCCTCGTCTGGGACGCGGACGAGCGGCGGGCTGTCGACGCGCTCGCCGAGGCGGGGATGGTGCCGCGGCTGCGCCTGGTTCCGGAGACCGACAGTAGGTCGGCGTGACACCAGTGGGTGACACTGACTCGCCGAGCGGTCGCCTCGGTGCGGTGAACGGTAAGTAGTCGAAGGGGTCGTTTGAGCTGCCGCAGCGTGTGACCTAAGTCACGTGTAACTGCCTTGCTGGTCCGATGGTGTTTCGCCGGACTACGGAGAGTTTTTACGGGGGGCCAGGTGGACGCGCCGACGGTCTTTTCGTAACCTGGCCGAGATCTCGCGCCAGGCAGCTGTCGGACGACGGCGACGCGGGATCGCCGCCGGTACGGCTTTGTCGGGGAGTCAGGACCGGAACCAACCACCGTGCGCGGAAAGCTGTTGTGGCACACGACGGCCGGAACGCGGACGGGCATCGTGCGCGAAGAGGGCCCCCGACCTCTTCCGCGCCGGGTTCCGGACACGGCGGCCCAACGAGCAAAGGAGACCCGCGCGGCCGTGCAGTCGCATCCAGTCAAGCGCGTGGTGTCAGGCGCCCTCGCGGCCGCCTCGGTGATCGCTATCGTCACCGCGGCGCAGCCGGCGGGCACCGCAGCCGCTTCCCCCCTCCCCGTCCTCCAGGCCCCGCCGGACTCCGGTTCGGACGCTCTCGCCAAGTACCGCGACCTCGCGGCGCAGGCGGAGAAGGCGAACGAGGACCTCCTCAAAGCCAAAGACGACCTCGCCGCC
The nucleotide sequence above comes from Amycolatopsis sp. AA4. Encoded proteins:
- a CDS encoding GNAT family N-acetyltransferase; amino-acid sequence: MTTPRLVEVTVDNVEDACELKVAKHQRDYVAPVAVSLAEAYVQHDVAWPRLIYAGKKLVGFVMAAFDPDNPTEYYRTYLWRLNIAAKHQKKGYGRFAVEAVLAEARRRDAESVTVSWMPGKHSPGPFYERLGFRPTGEMDEDEIVARIQL
- a CDS encoding DEDD exonuclease domain-containing protein, with amino-acid sequence METRPRPIQAQLAFDELGTPLRDTTFVVFDLETTGTKPGPDGITEIGAVKVRAGQVLGEFATLVNPGTPIPPQIVELTGITQAMVYDAPRIERVLPAFLEFISGAVLVAHNSGFDTSFMKAACEGHGYVWPRPTVVCTVKLARRVIPREEARSYRLSSLSMLLGSRTRPTHRALDDARATTDVLHALLERVGNLGVHTVEELIDYLPDVTPAQRRKRNLAADLPSRPGVYLFKGPRDEVLYVGTARDLRRRVRTYFTGSESRGRIREMVALAERVDAIECAHSLEAEIRELRLIAAHRPAYNRRSKNPHHGWWISLTDEAFPRLSVVRLPRAGTLGPFRSQADARTAAETLADASGLRTCTQRISATSASGTPCVLAELGRCGAPCAGRQTVAEYSPAVDAARGLIAGHDGRPLHLAAARLEEMSARRHYEQAARHRDELAGLVRAVGRAHRQAALASVAELIAAAPDGSGGWELSVIRYGRLASAGVARRGVPPMPVVESLVAAGETVLPGDGPLRGAPGEEVGILLRWLARPGTRLVRTTRPWAEPVAVAGWQSWLARVADARSLEHVAN
- a CDS encoding Lrp/AsnC family transcriptional regulator — its product is MITAIVLINVEAEEIPQAAQAIADLDQVSEVYSCAGDVDLIATVRVQAHEDLADLIPGRIGKVRGVLDTVTHIAFRSYSRADTDSAFEIGVEGA
- a CDS encoding NYN domain-containing protein yields the protein MHPQPVEPEEAAEAVGPSAVPARAEEDAEVPEPGTCPEPATWTSLPEAVRERIAELAAAAVAKLPVADVPRQLRPVAKFAPAKRAKLGGTALLTALGDSAQFRTAVLEWLREHRTDALDPNVADSVAAAAAAVLLGESGAAGRVRLVAKNAEETALRAERDAALARNQRLEAEIAELRAELEEARGAVERARGEREAEVEKLLRRLREQGVLLRQAKDAAEAARAELADGGATREREIEMLNAQLDRERRRVAAERTRAERAVADAEMARQSAREAREADEVRLALLVDTIDGAVHGLRRELALGDRGARPADMVSGARSGLGPGGRIQDVTALDRHLALPNVHLIVDGYNVTKTGYPELALADQRDRLVHQLSALAARTSAEVTVVFDGAGVLSVPAAVPRGVRVLFSERGVLADDVIRSLVAAEPKGRPMVVATSDRAVADSVRAAGAHPAPAAVLVSRLGRV
- a CDS encoding c-type cytochrome, translated to MTTSTKSSERRFRARSKMRRRLAGVLALGVALVGAGALYAVFAPEPQTAQAQGDPALLRQGEQVYNNTCIECHGKNLEGVKDRGPSLIGIGDAAVYFQTSSGRMPAARQEAQMPRKPPKLTPSEIDAVGAYVQAHGGGAQRPEERGEALRGNDPARGGELFRLNCASCHNFTGKGGALSAGKYAPPLDPATEEQIYDAMLTGPENMPKFSDRQLSPEEKKDIIAYVKSVSDGNNDPGGNGLGGVGPASEGVIAFVVGIAALVGITLWIGSKA
- a CDS encoding GNAT family N-acetyltransferase, which gives rise to MTTLRLAEVTPDNVGAACDLAVAPHQERYVAPVARSLAEAYPRPDIAWPRLVYAGDELVGFVMAAFDPGCPIDYFRCGIWRLNIAAGHQKKGYGKFAVEAVLAEARRRGADSATVLWVPGEHSPEPFYLRLGFQPTGQIHEGEVVGRIRL
- a CDS encoding cytochrome bc complex cytochrome b subunit codes for the protein MSSLTTPTKGTSALQKHLGEAADNADQRYKLAKGLRHQMNKVFPTHWSFLLGEIALYSFIVILLSGVYLTLFFDPSMQEVTYHGSFTNMQGMQMSQAFKTTLDISFDVRGGLFVRQLHHWAALIFVASMMVHMLRIFFTGAFRKPREANWVIGGLLLILGMFEGFFGYSLPDDLLSGTGIRATLSGIVLSVPVIGTWIHWALFGGEFPGDQIIPRLYTLHILLVPGIMLALIGAHLALVWYQKHTQFPGVRRKETNVVGVRIMPYFALKGGAFFTLVVGVLALMSGLFQINPVWNFGPYNPSMVSAGSQPDFYMAWADGMLRIWPAWEVYLGNYTIPAVFFPGAIGMPILFALLLTYPFLERKLSKDTAHHNLLQRPRDAPVRTALGMMALGFFAVIELSGFNDIIADQFDISLNATTWAGRIGVLIVPPLAYYFTYRICLGLQRSDREVLEHGVETGIIKRLPHGEFIEIHQPLAGTDSHGHAIPLEYQGAAVPKKMNKLGTAGHAVPGSIWTPDPAEETKALERARGNGHGAGHGKLEGSEETTTEVGSGH
- a CDS encoding ubiquinol-cytochrome c reductase iron-sulfur subunit, with the protein product MSAEGPKPPSEAELAEMDRDELLKLGGQLDGVEIVEYPEPWPVKDTRAERRAQRHVAFWFTLSALAGLAFVVVMAWPKWWEYKDPSDPSGHSTYSLYTPALGVTLGLAVLSLGIGVILYTKKFVPHEVAVQQRSDGPSAEVDRATILAHLADAGTRNGIARRSLIKRTAGAGAGALGLAVAALPIASFIKDPWKDSDNKDGLWHTGWLPNFPGEKVYLRRNTGNLEEDVKNGVALVKAEDLDAGAMETVFPYRESEKGDEKKLAAALMRVDNPVMLIRLRPTDAARVVKRKGQEDYNFGDYYAYTKICSHVGCPTSLYEQRTNRILCPCHQSQFDALHYAKPIFGPATRPLAQLPITVDEEGYLIAKGDFNEAIGPAFWERKS